A genome region from candidate division TA06 bacterium includes the following:
- a CDS encoding NADH-quinone oxidoreductase subunit L, with translation MGWEFSVWATVLIPLLGSFTLPLFGLVSKPLRNAVAVLLGLAATFFALTLLPAAFSGEVHVFNLALGLGVNATLVVDGLSVFMAIASSLISTLIIIYSLGYIKNYHYQQEYFLMAVLFLGGMMGLVFSANLILMYIFWEITGICSWRLIGFFRDREIVLKADKAFLMTFGGAVFMLLGFALVYVQSGTFNMLEMRGLPISGLAIALIAIGIFAKSATLPFHTWLPDAGVAPTPVTALLHAAVLVKIGVYAFARMFNFTFAIPADWQTILMTVGLISAMVSAAAALWDTNIKRILAYSTISQIGYIFMGLAAFNTIGMAGALLFILMHGLAKGGLFLAAGVIEHGAGTKDITKMGGLFKAMPITAVAFIMCIFSIVGIPPFGGFFSKFLVIQGIIKSGNIAIGSLAIFTALLTLVYLLRLFNLVFLGEARDHSIHAHHEGTPTMVWVVASLAFLSLAAGILVKYPMDLINIAVRDVMGNPAIHDIIGLVR, from the coding sequence ATGGGCTGGGAATTTTCGGTTTGGGCCACGGTGCTGATCCCGCTTTTGGGAAGCTTCACCCTTCCCCTTTTCGGCCTGGTCTCCAAGCCCTTGCGCAACGCGGTGGCGGTGCTGCTGGGCCTGGCCGCCACCTTTTTTGCGCTGACCCTGCTGCCGGCTGCCTTCTCGGGCGAGGTCCACGTCTTTAACCTGGCGCTGGGGCTGGGGGTCAACGCCACCCTGGTGGTGGACGGGCTGTCGGTCTTCATGGCCATCGCCTCCTCGCTGATCAGCACCCTGATCATAATCTACTCGCTGGGATACATCAAGAACTACCATTATCAACAGGAATACTTCTTGATGGCGGTTCTTTTTTTAGGCGGCATGATGGGGCTGGTCTTTTCAGCCAACCTGATATTGATGTACATCTTCTGGGAGATCACCGGCATCTGCTCCTGGCGCCTGATCGGCTTCTTCAGGGACCGGGAGATAGTGCTCAAGGCCGACAAGGCGTTTTTGATGACCTTCGGCGGCGCGGTGTTTATGCTGCTGGGCTTCGCTTTGGTCTATGTCCAGAGCGGGACATTTAACATGCTGGAGATGCGCGGCCTGCCGATCTCCGGGCTGGCCATCGCCCTGATTGCCATCGGGATCTTCGCCAAATCGGCCACTTTGCCGTTCCACACCTGGCTGCCCGACGCCGGCGTGGCCCCCACCCCGGTTACCGCCCTGCTGCACGCGGCGGTGCTGGTCAAGATCGGGGTCTATGCCTTTGCCCGGATGTTCAACTTCACTTTCGCCATCCCGGCCGATTGGCAGACCATCCTGATGACAGTGGGCCTGATCTCGGCCATGGTCTCGGCCGCGGCCGCCCTCTGGGACACCAACATCAAGAGGATCCTGGCCTATTCCACCATCAGCCAGATCGGCTACATCTTCATGGGCCTGGCGGCCTTTAACACCATCGGAATGGCCGGGGCCCTGCTGTTCATATTGATGCACGGGCTGGCCAAGGGCGGACTGTTCCTGGCCGCCGGGGTGATCGAACACGGCGCCGGCACCAAGGACATCACCAAGATGGGCGGGCTGTTCAAGGCCATGCCTATAACCGCGGTGGCCTTCATCATGTGCATCTTCTCCATCGTGGGGATCCCGCCCTTCGGAGGCTTCTTCTCCAAATTTCTGGTTATCCAGGGGATCATCAAGTCCGGCAACATCGCCATAGGTTCGCTGGCCATCTTCACCGCGCTGCTGACCCTGGTCTACCTGCTGAGGCTTTTCAACCTGGTCTTCTTGGGCGAGGCCCGGGACCACTCGATCCACGCCCATCACGAGGGGACGCCCACCATGGTCTGGGTGGTGGCTTCGCTGGCTTTCTTGTCGCTGGCGGCCGGGATCCTGGTGAAATACCCGATGGACCTGATCAACATCGCGGTGCGCGACGTCATGGGCAATCCGGCCATCCACGACATCATCGGCCTGGTGCGCTAA